From one Mycobacterium colombiense CECT 3035 genomic stretch:
- a CDS encoding RND family transporter: protein MSAPQLETQAAPRPRIARIIHRLSVPIILGWLAVAVLISIGVPSLEQVEAENAVSLSPLGAPSFKAMERLGQDFHETNSGALAMILLEGQQQLGDDAHKYYDRLVKLLEDDHTHVQHVQNFWGDPLTRGAAQSQDGKAAYVQVNLNGNQGAAAGDASVAAVRKIVQEASPPPGLKVYVTGPAPIVADMNIAGQQSIMLVTLVSLAVIFLTLLLVYRSIVTVVLLLLIVGLELQIARGMVALLGHLGLVGLTTFAVNLLVAAVIATGTDYGIFFVGRYQEARHAGESREEAFYTTFNGVAKVVLASGLTIAGAVLCLSFTRLPFFQPLGIPCAVGIAIAVLVAITLGPALIAAGARFGLFDPRRALSTRRWRRIGTAIVRWPAPILIASLAVSLIGLLTLPNYKPSYDDQKFIPQSIPANVGYAAAARHFPGQRMSMPEILLIETDHDLRNPTDMLVINKLAKGVLAVPGIATVQTVTRPEGTPLQHTTIPWIISMGQASQMQNMAFQKDRMNDMLTQANELGKMIGIMQHMLDLMKELVATTHHMVGTTHEMQDITSELRDRVSDFEDFWRPIRSYFYWEKHCYDIPICYSLRSIFDAIDGVDEISDKLGDLVKDLDQLDTILPQLVMQIPPMIETMSGMRTMMLTMHSTMSGVMGQMDSSAKDPSAMGQAFDASKNDDSFYLPPGIINGSESFKRIEKVFMSPDGKDVRLLISQRGDPSTPEGLNRVEQIKTAAEESLKGTPLENAKIYLTGTAAITKDLVDGSMFDLLIAGVSAICLIFIIMLIMTRSFIAAMVIVGTVLLSLGASFGLSVLFWQYLLHMQLHWSVLSTSVIVLLAVGSDYNLLLVSRMKEELAAGIHTGIIRAMAGTGKVVTNAGLVFAFTMASMGVSELRSIGQVGTTIGIGLIFDTLIVRAFMTPSVAALLGRWFWWPQLVRPRPASTMLRHTGPRPLVRSLLLKQPQ from the coding sequence ATGAGCGCCCCGCAACTGGAGACCCAGGCTGCGCCGCGGCCACGTATTGCGCGGATCATTCATCGCCTGTCGGTTCCGATCATCTTGGGCTGGCTGGCTGTCGCCGTCCTGATCAGCATCGGCGTCCCGTCGCTGGAGCAGGTCGAGGCGGAGAACGCGGTCTCGCTGAGCCCCCTGGGCGCGCCGTCGTTCAAGGCCATGGAGCGCCTTGGTCAGGACTTCCACGAGACGAACTCCGGCGCGTTGGCGATGATCCTGCTGGAGGGCCAGCAGCAACTCGGCGACGACGCGCACAAGTATTACGACCGCCTGGTCAAGCTTCTGGAAGACGATCACACGCATGTGCAGCACGTCCAGAACTTCTGGGGCGACCCGCTGACCCGCGGCGCCGCGCAGAGCCAGGACGGTAAGGCCGCATATGTGCAGGTGAACCTGAACGGTAACCAGGGCGCGGCCGCGGGTGACGCGTCCGTGGCGGCCGTTCGAAAGATCGTGCAGGAGGCTTCGCCCCCACCGGGATTAAAGGTCTACGTGACCGGGCCCGCACCCATCGTCGCGGACATGAACATTGCCGGTCAGCAGAGCATCATGCTGGTTACGCTGGTCAGCCTTGCCGTGATTTTCTTGACGTTGCTGCTCGTCTACCGGTCAATCGTCACGGTCGTTCTTTTGTTGTTGATCGTCGGCCTCGAGTTGCAGATCGCGCGCGGAATGGTCGCGCTGCTCGGCCATCTCGGGTTGGTCGGCCTTACCACTTTTGCCGTCAACCTGCTGGTCGCCGCTGTTATCGCGACGGGTACCGACTACGGCATTTTCTTCGTCGGCCGATATCAAGAAGCGCGGCACGCGGGTGAAAGCCGAGAAGAGGCCTTTTACACCACATTCAACGGCGTCGCCAAGGTCGTGTTGGCCTCCGGTTTGACCATCGCCGGCGCGGTGCTCTGCCTCAGCTTCACCCGACTTCCGTTTTTCCAGCCGCTCGGCATTCCCTGCGCCGTCGGCATTGCCATCGCGGTCCTGGTCGCGATCACGCTGGGCCCGGCCCTTATTGCCGCCGGTGCCCGGTTCGGTTTGTTCGACCCACGGCGCGCGCTCTCGACCCGCAGGTGGCGGCGGATCGGTACGGCCATCGTGCGGTGGCCGGCGCCCATCCTGATCGCCTCGCTGGCCGTCTCGTTGATCGGGCTGTTGACCCTGCCGAATTACAAGCCCAGCTATGACGACCAGAAATTCATTCCGCAGAGCATCCCCGCCAACGTGGGGTATGCGGCCGCGGCTCGGCACTTCCCCGGTCAGCGGATGTCGATGCCCGAAATTCTGTTGATCGAGACCGATCACGACTTGCGTAATCCGACGGACATGCTCGTCATCAACAAGCTCGCCAAGGGCGTGCTGGCGGTGCCCGGAATTGCGACGGTGCAGACCGTGACCCGTCCCGAGGGAACGCCCCTGCAGCACACCACGATTCCCTGGATCATCAGCATGGGTCAGGCAAGCCAGATGCAGAACATGGCTTTCCAAAAAGACCGCATGAACGACATGCTCACCCAAGCCAATGAGCTGGGGAAGATGATCGGCATCATGCAGCACATGCTCGACCTGATGAAAGAACTCGTCGCCACCACCCACCACATGGTCGGGACGACGCATGAAATGCAGGACATCACTTCAGAATTGCGCGACCGCGTTTCGGACTTCGAGGATTTCTGGCGCCCGATTCGCAGCTACTTCTATTGGGAAAAGCACTGCTACGACATCCCGATCTGCTACTCCCTGCGATCGATCTTCGACGCAATCGACGGCGTCGACGAGATCAGCGACAAATTGGGCGACCTGGTGAAGGACCTGGACCAGCTGGATACGATCCTGCCGCAGCTGGTCATGCAGATCCCGCCGATGATCGAAACCATGTCGGGCATGCGCACCATGATGCTGACCATGCACAGCACCATGTCCGGCGTCATGGGCCAAATGGATTCGAGCGCAAAGGATCCCAGCGCCATGGGGCAGGCGTTCGATGCCTCCAAGAATGACGATTCCTTCTACCTGCCGCCCGGGATCATCAACGGGTCCGAGTCGTTCAAGCGGATCGAGAAGGTGTTCATGTCGCCGGACGGCAAGGACGTCCGTCTGCTGATCTCCCAGCGGGGCGACCCGTCGACACCCGAAGGCCTCAACCGGGTCGAACAGATCAAGACGGCGGCCGAGGAATCACTCAAGGGCACTCCCCTGGAAAACGCCAAGATCTACTTGACCGGTACCGCGGCGATCACCAAAGATCTGGTTGACGGATCCATGTTCGACCTGTTGATCGCCGGCGTATCCGCGATCTGCCTCATTTTCATCATCATGCTGATCATGACGCGAAGCTTCATTGCCGCCATGGTGATCGTCGGCACGGTTCTGCTCTCGCTCGGGGCGTCCTTCGGGTTGTCCGTGCTGTTCTGGCAGTACTTGCTGCACATGCAACTGCACTGGAGTGTGCTGTCCACCTCCGTGATCGTGCTGTTGGCGGTGGGCTCCGACTACAACTTGCTCTTGGTCTCCCGAATGAAGGAGGAGTTGGCTGCCGGTATCCACACGGGCATCATCCGCGCCATGGCCGGTACCGGAAAGGTCGTGACCAACGCCGGCTTGGTGTTCGCCTTCACCATGGCCTCGATGGGGGTCAGCGAGCTGCGCAGCATCGGCCAGGTGGGCACGACGATCGGCATCGGCTTGATATTCGACACGTTGATCGTGCGGGCGTTCATGACGCCGTCGGTCGCCGCATTGCTGGGACGCTGGTTCTGGTGGCCACAGTTGGTGCGCCCCCGCCCGGCCAGCACGATGCTGCGGCACACCGGCCCCCGTCCGTTGGTGCGTTCACTGCTCCTGAAGCAGCCGCAATAA
- a CDS encoding MmpS family protein, which translates to MTRTKKGPGIFGFLGRLWIPLVIVAVVVAGGMTVSRLHGVFGSEKRPSYAESRQQDTKPFNPKHVKYEVFGPAGSMADISYFDANGEPNHITGIELPWTFDISTTLPSIVGNVVAQGNSDSLGCRIVVDGVVKAERISHELNAFTYCVLTAT; encoded by the coding sequence GTGACGCGGACGAAAAAGGGTCCTGGGATATTCGGTTTCCTCGGCCGGCTGTGGATCCCGCTGGTCATCGTGGCCGTCGTCGTGGCCGGAGGTATGACCGTCTCGCGGCTGCATGGTGTCTTCGGCTCCGAGAAGCGCCCGAGCTACGCCGAATCACGACAGCAGGACACCAAGCCGTTCAACCCCAAGCACGTGAAGTACGAGGTCTTCGGCCCCGCCGGGTCGATGGCCGACATCAGCTACTTCGACGCCAACGGCGAGCCGAACCACATCACCGGTATCGAGCTGCCGTGGACGTTCGACATCTCGACGACGCTGCCTTCGATCGTGGGAAATGTGGTCGCGCAGGGCAACAGCGATAGTCTCGGCTGCCGGATCGTGGTCGACGGTGTCGTCAAAGCCGAGAGGATCTCGCACGAATTGAATGCGTTCACCTACTGCGTGTTGACGGCCACATGA
- a CDS encoding MbtH family protein: MSINPFDDDNGSFFVLVNDEEQHSLWPAFADVPAGWRVVHGEADRAACLEYIEQHWPDIRPKSLRDKLATGRGFDQ; encoded by the coding sequence GTGAGCATCAATCCATTCGACGACGACAACGGCAGCTTTTTCGTCCTGGTGAACGACGAGGAGCAACACAGCTTGTGGCCGGCCTTCGCCGATGTTCCAGCTGGCTGGCGAGTGGTCCACGGCGAAGCCGACCGAGCTGCGTGTCTGGAGTACATCGAGCAGCACTGGCCTGACATTCGGCCGAAGAGCCTGCGGGACAAGCTCGCAACGGGTCGGGGTTTTGACCAGTAA